From one Pseudomonas sp. S35 genomic stretch:
- a CDS encoding serine hydrolase, with translation MSQNTAPLLANLYLEAHESSLDAPIATPFMQGFPAGSAHRVTWRNWMTPPFNQWGFRNLARLRPAIDVRAGVGPVSPFNPAPLPLDQLHFDSECGLSISVIDHLIASQTDAFVVLKGDDVLFERYFNGQRSHDRHIMFSVTKSLIGTLGEQLVSDGILDPGKLAAHYVPEFEGSAFADATVRQLFDMAVGIEYSEVYEDPDSESSQYGYACGFQPAPAQYAQFESLYQYLPSLKKRGSHGGFFHYVTATTEALAWVMERASGKPCHQMLEDIWLQLGCERDGYFLADPWGRSVAGAGFSASLRDMARFGRLLANDGRHNGHQLLSSQTLARIAAGAEPALYADSPDFSAWTPGASYRSQWYVFNGPRPAIMAGGIHGQYLFIDKKSGVVIVKQSSLDEAASPCDADTVRMLHAIAAHLATAPHS, from the coding sequence ATGTCTCAGAACACCGCGCCGCTGTTGGCCAACCTCTACCTTGAGGCTCACGAGTCGTCACTTGACGCACCCATCGCAACCCCCTTCATGCAGGGCTTTCCCGCAGGTTCGGCACACCGCGTGACCTGGCGGAACTGGATGACGCCGCCGTTCAATCAGTGGGGCTTTCGCAACCTGGCGCGTTTGCGTCCGGCGATTGATGTGCGCGCTGGCGTTGGCCCTGTAAGCCCGTTCAACCCTGCGCCGCTGCCGCTGGATCAACTGCATTTCGATAGCGAATGTGGGCTGAGCATCAGCGTTATCGATCACCTGATTGCCAGTCAGACCGACGCCTTTGTGGTGCTCAAGGGTGACGATGTACTCTTCGAGCGCTATTTCAACGGCCAACGCTCCCATGATCGGCACATCATGTTTTCGGTGACCAAATCGCTGATCGGCACGCTGGGTGAGCAATTGGTGTCGGATGGGATATTGGACCCGGGCAAACTCGCGGCGCACTACGTGCCGGAGTTCGAGGGCAGCGCATTCGCCGACGCCACGGTGCGCCAGTTGTTCGACATGGCGGTAGGTATCGAATACAGCGAAGTGTACGAAGATCCGGATTCAGAAAGCTCGCAGTACGGCTATGCCTGCGGTTTCCAACCGGCACCGGCACAGTACGCGCAGTTCGAGTCGCTGTATCAGTACCTGCCATCGCTTAAAAAGCGCGGTAGCCATGGTGGCTTTTTCCATTATGTGACCGCGACCACCGAAGCGCTCGCCTGGGTCATGGAGCGTGCGTCAGGCAAGCCCTGTCACCAGATGCTGGAAGATATCTGGCTTCAGTTAGGCTGTGAGCGTGATGGCTACTTCTTGGCTGATCCTTGGGGGCGCAGCGTCGCGGGTGCGGGTTTCAGCGCTTCATTGCGGGACATGGCGCGTTTTGGCCGCCTGCTCGCCAACGACGGTCGCCACAACGGGCATCAGCTGCTGTCGAGCCAGACACTGGCGCGCATCGCCGCAGGTGCAGAGCCGGCGCTGTACGCCGATTCACCCGACTTCTCAGCCTGGACGCCAGGCGCGTCTTACCGCAGCCAGTGGTACGTGTTCAACGGCCCGCGCCCGGCGATCATGGCCGGTGGCATCCATGGCCAGTACCTGTTCATCGACAAAAAATCCGGCGTGGTCATCGTCAAGCAATCCTCGCTTGACGAGGCGGCGAGCCCCTGCGATGCGGACACTGTGCGCATGCTTCACGCCATTGCCGCGCACCTTGCCACTGCCCCTCATTCCTAA
- a CDS encoding alginate export family protein, translated as MIFTMRLSRTLVAFGLPLATQAAVAGYTFEDGNLKGEVNLSASAAVISTRNVNFGSGRVDLRSGKNGGENIDWQEFFVKPGIKLEYAVQPDFSLLAGSSFVAATTLGDGDAGGYTRSSDGDVAAEELYAGFRAGEWTFTAGRQNYMVGSGFIVMDGNLDQFKDGAYWLGPRTAFEDSAVLAWDHGALKSQAFTLRTDDDLGDFRMTGVNLDYTLDDQVTLGAMAMKVKSLGPQGATPLRRDGMQVYNLRALNAKVPGVSALTLNSEYAVQRGSGEGVDYDARAWYGQADYVFEALPLTPIIGYRYASFSGDDNLSDNRQKSWDSLSKGFVDWGTWLVGDVVGNYLLYNSNENVQQFSIKTQLSETLRLGAIHYQFWLDEKNYFGAAVSDRRFADESVVFLEWAPSKSFISSLSYNWVKPMAAAKQVFGDDQKFSALELYLTYRY; from the coding sequence ATGATTTTCACCATGCGTTTGTCTCGAACGTTAGTCGCGTTCGGGTTACCCCTGGCTACGCAGGCAGCCGTGGCGGGCTACACCTTCGAAGACGGCAACCTCAAGGGGGAAGTGAACCTGAGCGCCAGCGCCGCCGTTATTTCCACGCGCAATGTCAACTTCGGCAGTGGCCGGGTCGACCTTCGCAGTGGCAAGAATGGCGGCGAAAATATTGATTGGCAGGAGTTCTTCGTCAAGCCGGGCATCAAGCTGGAGTACGCCGTTCAACCGGACTTCAGCCTGCTGGCCGGCAGCTCCTTCGTGGCGGCCACGACGTTGGGCGACGGCGATGCCGGCGGCTACACGCGCAGCTCGGACGGTGATGTGGCCGCTGAAGAACTCTACGCTGGGTTTCGGGCAGGGGAGTGGACGTTCACCGCCGGGCGCCAAAATTACATGGTGGGCAGCGGCTTTATTGTTATGGACGGTAACCTTGATCAATTCAAGGATGGGGCGTACTGGCTCGGCCCCAGGACCGCGTTTGAAGACTCCGCCGTGTTGGCGTGGGATCACGGCGCACTGAAATCCCAAGCGTTCACCTTGCGTACCGACGATGACTTGGGTGACTTTCGGATGACCGGGGTCAACCTCGATTACACCCTCGATGACCAAGTGACCCTGGGCGCCATGGCGATGAAGGTCAAGTCGCTGGGGCCTCAGGGTGCTACGCCGCTGCGGCGCGACGGGATGCAGGTCTACAACCTTCGCGCGTTGAATGCCAAAGTGCCGGGCGTGTCGGCGCTGACACTCAACAGCGAATACGCCGTGCAGCGCGGCAGTGGTGAAGGCGTCGATTATGACGCCCGCGCCTGGTACGGCCAAGCGGACTACGTGTTTGAAGCCTTACCCCTGACGCCGATCATTGGTTATCGCTACGCCAGTTTTTCCGGCGATGACAACCTTTCCGACAACCGCCAGAAATCCTGGGACTCTCTCAGTAAGGGGTTCGTCGACTGGGGAACATGGCTGGTGGGGGATGTTGTCGGCAACTACTTGCTTTACAACAGCAACGAGAATGTTCAGCAGTTTTCGATCAAGACGCAACTCAGCGAAACCCTTCGGCTCGGCGCCATTCATTACCAGTTTTGGTTGGACGAAAAGAACTACTTCGGCGCAGCGGTCAGTGACCGCCGGTTTGCCGACGAGAGCGTCGTATTCCTGGAGTGGGCGCCCTCAAAGTCGTTTATCTCTTCGCTCTCCTACAACTGGGTCAAGCCCATGGCCGCCGCCAAACAAGTCTTTGGTGATGACCAGAAGTTCAGCGCGCTTGAACTCTATCTCACCTATCGCTATTAA
- a CDS encoding polyamine ABC transporter substrate-binding protein, protein MNMFLRNTLLSALVAVLASGACMAQERTVRIYNWIEYLPPEILKSFQEETGIRPIYDVFDSVETLQSKLLTGNSGYDVVYPSSSNVSHLIQAGAVQPLDRSQLPNWPHLDPEFMKTLEAAGDTGNRYAVPYLWGTTLIGYNVDKVHKALGADVQMNTWNVIFKEENLAKLASCGVGFLDAANEIVPIALHYQGLDPNSAKRDDYPQAQVAMMKIRPYITYFNSSRYGMDLANGDICVAVGWSGGMALAKQLADAGGKGVKVEMALPKEGAPMWSDVMMVPANAPHTKEAYEFINYILRPDVIARISNKIGYPNPNKDSTALVDASIRDNPNMYVPDEARKTLFALEPVSAAIERVRTRIWTSIKTNH, encoded by the coding sequence ATGAACATGTTTTTGCGTAATACCTTGCTGAGCGCTTTGGTAGCTGTGCTGGCCAGCGGTGCGTGCATGGCGCAAGAAAGGACGGTGCGCATCTATAACTGGATCGAGTATTTGCCGCCGGAGATTCTCAAAAGTTTTCAGGAGGAGACCGGTATCAGGCCGATTTACGACGTTTTCGATTCGGTTGAAACGTTGCAGTCCAAGCTGCTGACCGGCAACTCGGGGTATGACGTCGTCTACCCGAGCAGTTCAAATGTCAGTCACTTGATACAGGCCGGCGCCGTCCAGCCTCTGGACCGTAGCCAACTGCCGAACTGGCCGCACCTTGACCCGGAGTTCATGAAAACCCTGGAGGCCGCTGGCGATACGGGCAACCGCTACGCCGTGCCGTATCTATGGGGCACCACGTTGATTGGCTACAACGTCGATAAGGTCCACAAGGCGCTCGGCGCCGATGTGCAGATGAACACCTGGAACGTGATTTTCAAGGAGGAAAATCTGGCCAAGCTGGCGAGCTGCGGCGTCGGCTTCCTCGATGCGGCCAACGAGATTGTCCCGATTGCCTTGCACTACCAGGGGCTGGATCCCAACAGCGCCAAGCGTGACGACTACCCCCAGGCGCAGGTAGCGATGATGAAGATTCGTCCCTACATCACCTATTTCAACTCCTCACGCTACGGCATGGACCTGGCGAACGGTGACATTTGCGTGGCCGTTGGCTGGTCTGGCGGTATGGCGCTGGCCAAGCAGCTCGCCGATGCCGGTGGCAAAGGGGTGAAGGTGGAGATGGCACTGCCGAAGGAGGGTGCACCGATGTGGTCGGACGTGATGATGGTGCCGGCCAATGCGCCACACACCAAAGAGGCCTATGAGTTTATCAATTACATTCTGCGTCCGGATGTGATCGCCCGCATCAGCAACAAGATCGGCTATCCGAACCCGAACAAGGATTCGACGGCCCTGGTCGATGCGTCTATCCGCGACAACCCCAACATGTATGTCCCGGATGAGGCGCGCAAAACCCTGTTTGCCCTGGAGCCCGTGTCGGCCGCTATCGAACGGGTTCGCACGCGCATCTGGACCAGCATCAAGACCAATCATTGA
- a CDS encoding DUF3237 domain-containing protein: protein MPEPLPLMGANPSLQRVLTLRVSIGSELIVGACSDGLRCNYSILGGDFEGLDLKGRVLGGGEDFFLLRPDGTGQLDARYSLASDQGEILNVHNVGVLNMTEHGRRLEREGHWPLPETEYRCTCTPTFQVPNGRLAWLSRGSFIGQVFYPAVDQVVICCYRFS from the coding sequence ATGCCTGAGCCTTTACCATTGATGGGCGCGAACCCCAGCCTGCAGCGGGTGCTGACCTTGCGTGTCAGTATCGGCAGCGAATTGATAGTGGGGGCGTGCAGTGACGGCCTGCGCTGCAATTACTCTATCCTCGGAGGTGACTTCGAAGGGCTGGATCTGAAGGGGCGGGTGCTGGGTGGCGGTGAGGATTTTTTCCTGCTGCGGCCTGACGGTACCGGCCAATTGGATGCGCGCTACAGCTTGGCGAGTGACCAGGGAGAGATCCTCAACGTTCACAACGTGGGCGTGTTGAACATGACCGAGCACGGTCGTCGGTTGGAGCGCGAGGGCCATTGGCCGCTTCCCGAAACCGAATACCGGTGCACCTGCACCCCCACGTTTCAAGTGCCCAACGGGCGCCTGGCGTGGCTTTCACGAGGCAGTTTCATCGGCCAGGTTTTCTACCCTGCGGTAGACCAGGTAGTCATCTGTTGCTACCGCTTTTCTTGA
- a CDS encoding TetR/AcrR family transcriptional regulator gives MSGLRERQKAERREAISKAAIELFERQGFQSTTIEQIAHVAGVSAPTVFKYFGNKQEIILEILQDADKRALKDTRSRIPDMEDPVDALCYLESLLTGYALQVMHPDLWRELLPMILFGGDSGLPQRYRAMNEALKAEICGLLRELQQAGKLHADLDVELAAFLLNDYSHLQLFRLVNQQEPDIASHSAQVRQITELLFRGMRV, from the coding sequence GTGAGCGGATTGCGTGAACGTCAAAAAGCCGAGCGTCGCGAAGCTATCAGTAAGGCCGCGATCGAGCTGTTCGAACGTCAAGGTTTCCAGAGCACTACGATCGAGCAGATCGCTCACGTAGCGGGGGTATCCGCGCCCACCGTGTTCAAATACTTCGGTAACAAGCAGGAGATCATCCTGGAGATCCTGCAAGACGCAGACAAACGCGCCCTCAAGGACACCCGCAGTCGGATTCCGGACATGGAAGATCCCGTGGACGCCTTGTGCTACCTGGAAAGCCTGCTGACCGGATACGCACTGCAGGTCATGCACCCCGACCTCTGGCGCGAATTGTTGCCAATGATTCTGTTTGGCGGGGACAGCGGATTGCCGCAGCGTTATCGCGCCATGAATGAAGCGCTCAAAGCAGAGATCTGCGGCTTGCTTAGGGAGCTGCAACAGGCGGGCAAGCTGCACGCCGACCTCGATGTCGAGTTGGCAGCCTTCCTGCTGAACGACTATTCCCACTTACAGCTGTTTCGACTGGTCAATCAACAAGAGCCGGACATAGCATCACACTCGGCCCAGGTTCGACAGATCACCGAATTGCTGTTTCGCGGCATGCGGGTGTGA
- a CDS encoding biliverdin-producing heme oxygenase, producing the protein MTTPPLETSRAKRIKAATTRDHDNVNDLVMQARPFDSRERYAQFLQLQHAFHGAIDGLYTDAELNQRLPGLSELPRFEAVKRDLLDLDQAVPQKPTPAQVNGPFEALGWLYCSEGSNLGAAFLFKETQQLGLNETHGASHLAAHPGGRGLHWRQFIALLDSQEMDAEQEQQAVQGAINAFDFYRAKVRSVLAPDAGPQALGEPATLRTRTAP; encoded by the coding sequence ATGACCACCCCGCCACTTGAAACGTCGCGAGCCAAGCGCATCAAGGCCGCCACCACCCGCGACCACGACAACGTCAACGACCTGGTGATGCAGGCCCGCCCCTTCGACAGCCGCGAGCGCTACGCCCAGTTCCTGCAACTGCAGCATGCGTTTCATGGTGCCATCGACGGGCTGTACACAGACGCCGAGCTTAACCAGCGCCTGCCGGGCCTGAGCGAACTGCCGCGCTTCGAAGCCGTCAAGCGCGACCTGCTCGACCTCGACCAAGCCGTGCCGCAAAAGCCGACCCCGGCCCAGGTCAACGGGCCCTTCGAAGCCTTGGGCTGGCTGTATTGCAGCGAAGGCTCCAACCTGGGCGCGGCGTTTTTATTCAAGGAAACCCAGCAACTGGGCCTGAACGAAACCCACGGCGCCAGCCACCTGGCCGCCCACCCAGGCGGGCGCGGCTTGCACTGGCGCCAGTTCATTGCCCTGCTCGACAGCCAGGAGATGGACGCAGAACAAGAGCAACAGGCCGTACAAGGCGCAATAAATGCGTTTGATTTTTACCGGGCGAAGGTGCGCAGCGTGTTAGCGCCGGATGCTGGTCCGCAGGCCCTAGGAGAGCCAGCCACACTACGAACTCGAACCGCCCCGTAA
- a CDS encoding HlyD family efflux transporter periplasmic adaptor subunit gives MKLAPLREELRLHEGPQNRDGSPSWTLEDPARGQFFRLGWAEVEMLGRWSLGDAEAIAQTISQTSTLALDKSDVEQLKGFLQHNQLLHSVGDEDNARLARIADGQKTGWARWLLKNYLFVRIPLVRPDRFLSRTLAWVEVFYSRVFMYLTLGAAMLGLALVARQWDSFIHTFLHFFTLEGAALAGLTLLLTKVLHELGHAYTCKRYGGRVATMGVALLVMWPVLYTDTSGAWRLRSRQQRLAIGAAGMLAELSLAAWATLLWSFLPDGMLRSAAFMLATTTWVLTLAINLSPFMRFDGYFLLSDLLEVPNLQQRAFRLTRWRVREWLFAFNEPRPERFEPWLERTLVGYSIGTWIYRFFLFLGIALLVYHFAFKLLGILLFIVEILYFVLLPIFNELREWFARRKDYRMNRHGLTTLLVLGSVLLLACIPWSSRVHAPALLRAEQQAGLYVPMAARLERIDVSPGQPVHVGQALFQLQAPDLRQELQSLDRRILTLQWQDSFQVLNRETAANLLVVRQELAAARERQQLLRQQMRQLTVYAAFDGVLADLAEPLEPGEWLAAGEWLGTLVGTQGGRVEAFVEEQDLARLSTGSQGRFYPENLAHPSLDVSLESLGQTAVRRLTSTPELASVYQGAIAATLDHERLPQPEKALYRALLRPAPGSPAPNMALRGTVVLEGQSQSLAMGVWRRVLAVLIRESAF, from the coding sequence GTGAAGCTTGCGCCGCTGCGTGAGGAATTGCGCCTGCACGAGGGCCCGCAGAACCGCGACGGTTCGCCATCCTGGACCCTCGAAGACCCGGCTCGCGGGCAGTTTTTTCGCCTGGGCTGGGCCGAGGTGGAGATGCTCGGGCGCTGGTCCTTGGGCGACGCCGAGGCCATCGCCCAAACCATCAGCCAAACCAGCACCCTGGCGCTGGACAAAAGCGATGTCGAACAGCTCAAGGGCTTTTTGCAGCACAACCAATTGCTGCACAGCGTAGGCGACGAAGACAACGCACGGCTGGCACGCATCGCCGACGGGCAAAAGACCGGCTGGGCCCGCTGGTTGCTGAAGAACTACCTGTTCGTGCGCATTCCGCTGGTACGCCCTGACCGCTTTCTCTCCCGCACCCTGGCGTGGGTTGAGGTGTTCTACAGCCGCGTGTTCATGTACCTGACCCTGGGTGCCGCGATGCTCGGGCTAGCGCTGGTGGCGCGGCAGTGGGACAGTTTCATCCATACCTTCCTGCACTTTTTTACCCTGGAAGGCGCTGCCCTGGCCGGTCTGACGTTGCTGCTGACCAAGGTGCTGCATGAACTGGGGCACGCCTACACCTGCAAGCGCTACGGTGGGCGGGTGGCGACCATGGGCGTGGCGCTGCTGGTGATGTGGCCGGTGCTCTATACCGACACGTCGGGTGCCTGGCGCCTGCGCAGCCGGCAACAACGCCTGGCCATCGGCGCCGCCGGCATGCTTGCCGAACTGAGCCTGGCGGCGTGGGCCACCCTGCTATGGAGTTTCCTGCCCGATGGCATGTTGCGCAGCGCCGCCTTTATGCTGGCGACTACCACCTGGGTGCTGACCCTGGCGATCAACCTCAGCCCGTTCATGCGCTTTGACGGCTACTTTTTGCTGTCGGATCTGCTGGAGGTACCCAACCTGCAACAACGGGCCTTTCGCCTGACACGCTGGCGCGTGCGCGAGTGGTTGTTCGCCTTCAACGAGCCGCGCCCGGAGCGTTTCGAGCCGTGGCTGGAACGGACCTTGGTGGGCTATTCCATCGGCACCTGGATCTACCGCTTCTTTTTGTTTCTGGGCATCGCGCTGCTGGTCTATCACTTTGCCTTCAAGCTGCTGGGCATCCTGCTGTTTATCGTCGAAATCCTCTACTTCGTGCTGCTGCCGATCTTCAATGAACTGCGCGAATGGTTCGCGCGCCGCAAGGACTACCGCATGAACCGTCATGGCCTGACCACCTTGCTGGTGCTGGGCAGCGTATTGCTGCTGGCCTGCATCCCCTGGAGCAGCCGCGTGCACGCCCCGGCCCTGCTGCGCGCCGAACAACAGGCCGGGTTGTACGTGCCGATGGCAGCGCGCCTGGAGCGCATCGACGTGTCGCCAGGGCAGCCGGTGCACGTCGGCCAGGCGCTGTTCCAGCTGCAAGCGCCGGATTTGCGCCAGGAGCTGCAAAGCCTCGACCGCCGCATCCTGACCCTGCAATGGCAGGACAGCTTCCAGGTGCTCAACCGCGAGACCGCCGCCAACTTGCTGGTGGTGCGCCAGGAATTGGCCGCCGCCCGCGAGCGTCAGCAGCTACTGCGCCAACAGATGCGCCAGCTCACGGTGTATGCCGCCTTTGACGGGGTGCTCGCCGACCTGGCCGAGCCGCTGGAGCCCGGCGAATGGCTGGCCGCCGGGGAATGGCTGGGCACGTTGGTGGGCACTCAAGGTGGACGCGTCGAAGCGTTTGTCGAGGAACAGGACCTGGCACGCCTGAGTACGGGCAGCCAAGGGCGCTTCTATCCGGAAAACCTGGCCCATCCATCCCTCGACGTGAGCCTGGAAAGCCTCGGCCAAACCGCCGTGCGCCGCCTGACCTCAACACCGGAACTGGCCTCGGTGTATCAGGGTGCCATTGCCGCAACCCTGGATCACGAACGCCTGCCCCAACCGGAAAAAGCACTGTACCGCGCCCTGCTGCGCCCCGCGCCAGGCAGCCCGGCGCCCAACATGGCCTTGCGTGGCACGGTGGTGCTGGAGGGCCAATCGCAGAGCCTGGCGATGGGCGTCTGGCGCCGGGTGTTGGCTGTGCTGATTCGCGAATCGGCGTTCTAG
- a CDS encoding HlyD family efflux transporter periplasmic adaptor subunit has product MSPNNVLADLLQLEQRLRAASSLEALGFLLVNDTRLLLDYRQALLWHCHDQRWQTLSGLAVVERDAPFTTWLGQLCRQWQVADNAAVIHAIDRHALAAADAQIWAEHLPHLLLWLPIKNPKGELLGALLLAREQPLSDAQQQLLTLWLDAAGHAWQALLNPGTRRLRPTVKRRPLLIGLGLLLALLLIPIRQSVLAPAEIVALHPNVLRAPMQGVVERVLVQPNENVGAGQPLVQLDARELQSRLESSRQALSISDAEFRQAQQQALSDERSKASLAVLQGRREQALSEVAFLQENLKRTLITAPRAGVAVFDDPSDWVGRPVSLGERIMLVADPQQTQLEILLPVADAIELQPGAATLLFLNTDPSAPLPATLQRLSYRASPTPDGGMAYRLKAAFDSADPRLRVGLKGTAKVYAGRTSLIFFLLRRPLATARIWLAL; this is encoded by the coding sequence ATGAGCCCCAACAACGTCCTGGCGGACCTGTTGCAGCTTGAACAACGCCTGCGTGCCGCCAGCAGCCTGGAGGCCTTGGGTTTCTTGCTGGTCAATGACACACGCCTGTTGCTGGACTATCGCCAGGCGCTGCTGTGGCACTGCCACGATCAACGCTGGCAAACGCTGTCCGGGCTGGCCGTGGTGGAGCGGGACGCGCCCTTCACCACCTGGCTCGGCCAACTCTGCCGCCAGTGGCAAGTTGCCGATAACGCCGCCGTGATCCACGCCATCGACCGCCACGCACTGGCGGCCGCCGACGCGCAGATCTGGGCCGAGCACCTTCCCCACCTGCTGCTGTGGCTGCCGATCAAAAACCCCAAGGGCGAGTTGCTTGGCGCGCTGCTGCTGGCGCGGGAACAGCCCCTGAGCGATGCCCAACAGCAACTGCTGACACTGTGGCTGGACGCGGCCGGGCACGCCTGGCAAGCGTTGCTCAACCCCGGCACCCGACGCCTGCGCCCCACCGTCAAGCGGCGCCCGTTGCTGATCGGCCTGGGCCTGTTGCTGGCGCTGCTGCTGATTCCGATTCGTCAGTCGGTGCTCGCGCCGGCAGAAATCGTTGCCCTGCACCCCAACGTGCTACGTGCGCCGATGCAAGGGGTGGTAGAACGCGTGCTGGTGCAGCCGAACGAAAACGTGGGCGCCGGCCAGCCGCTGGTACAGCTCGACGCGCGGGAACTGCAAAGCCGCCTGGAGTCGTCGCGCCAGGCGTTGTCGATCAGCGATGCGGAGTTTCGCCAAGCCCAGCAACAAGCCCTCAGCGACGAACGCAGCAAGGCCAGCCTCGCAGTGTTGCAGGGCCGACGTGAACAGGCGTTGAGCGAAGTGGCCTTCCTCCAGGAAAACCTCAAGCGCACCTTGATCACCGCGCCGCGCGCCGGCGTGGCGGTGTTCGACGACCCCAGCGACTGGGTCGGACGCCCAGTGTCCCTGGGCGAACGCATCATGCTGGTCGCCGATCCACAGCAAACCCAATTGGAGATCCTGTTGCCGGTGGCCGATGCCATTGAGCTGCAACCGGGCGCCGCCACCTTGCTGTTTCTCAACACCGACCCGTCGGCACCGTTGCCGGCCACCTTGCAGCGCCTGTCCTATCGCGCCAGCCCGACGCCCGACGGCGGCATGGCGTACCGCCTCAAAGCCGCGTTCGACAGCGCCGACCCGCGCCTGCGCGTCGGCCTCAAAGGCACGGCCAAGGTCTACGCCGGGCGTACCAGCTTGATCTTCTTTCTGCTGCGCCGCCCGTTGGCCACTGCGCGTATCTGGCTGGCGCTGTGA
- a CDS encoding efflux RND transporter periplasmic adaptor subunit: protein MRSLRPITLPLCLLFPAMAACASEPAPLQAPSSQADNTPQLRVQLSASRRTVLSSELAGKVLELDVKEGASFKKGQRLVTFDCAVHRAQLNHSVAAEAAASKKLEVARRLDKLQSISVSDLSQAQAEANMARAQSGVGQVMVQRCAINAPFSGRVAERKAQPGEYVAEGKELLAIYDDSSFEVELIVPSHWMVWLKPGHKFQVRLEETAQQYPAEVTRLGSVIDPISQSIKVFGRITSNDPTLLPGMSGNALLAPPQS, encoded by the coding sequence ATGCGTAGCCTTCGCCCTATCACGTTGCCCCTGTGCCTGTTATTCCCCGCCATGGCGGCTTGCGCCTCGGAGCCCGCGCCGCTGCAAGCGCCCTCCAGCCAGGCCGACAACACGCCGCAACTGCGCGTGCAGCTCAGTGCCAGCCGGCGCACGGTGCTGTCCAGCGAACTGGCGGGCAAGGTGCTGGAACTGGACGTCAAGGAAGGCGCTAGTTTCAAAAAGGGCCAGCGCCTGGTGACCTTCGATTGCGCGGTGCATCGGGCGCAGTTGAACCACTCCGTCGCTGCCGAAGCCGCCGCCAGCAAGAAGCTGGAGGTGGCGCGGCGCTTGGACAAGTTGCAGTCGATCAGCGTGTCGGACCTGTCCCAGGCCCAGGCGGAAGCGAACATGGCCCGGGCGCAGAGTGGCGTGGGCCAGGTGATGGTGCAGCGTTGCGCGATCAATGCGCCGTTTTCCGGGCGGGTCGCCGAACGCAAGGCACAGCCCGGCGAATACGTGGCAGAAGGCAAGGAGCTGCTGGCGATCTACGACGACAGCTCATTTGAAGTGGAGTTGATCGTGCCGTCACACTGGATGGTCTGGCTCAAGCCGGGGCATAAATTCCAGGTGCGCCTGGAAGAGACCGCCCAGCAATATCCCGCCGAAGTCACCCGCCTGGGCTCGGTGATCGACCCTATCAGCCAGTCGATCAAAGTGTTCGGGCGCATCACCAGCAACGACCCCACGCTGCTGCCCGGCATGAGCGGTAATGCCCTGCTCGCGCCACCGCAATCATGA